In Cucurbita pepo subsp. pepo cultivar mu-cu-16 chromosome LG04, ASM280686v2, whole genome shotgun sequence, the following are encoded in one genomic region:
- the LOC111793380 gene encoding mitochondrial phosphate carrier protein 3, mitochondrial-like — MNWTLVQKPGNVLHKDRMVSEVFSEIDPTKYKNTLPGYSAQGACKFGSYEFFKNYYSYMVGTENAANYKTFIYLAASASAEVIADVALCPMEAVKVGVQTLRSILRALQRPGSSLGASDRFHVNTMMKFASFQTIVERLYTYAIPRPKEQCSKSLQLGVRLLPTTGSATTAPAANKSRGEPVCAP, encoded by the exons ATGAACTGGACCCTG GTGCAAAAACCAGGAAATGTGCTTCACAAGGATAGGATGGTTAGCGAGGTCTTCTCAGAA ATCGACCCAACAAAGTACAAGAATACCTTGCCCGGTTACAGTGCTCAGGGTGCCTGCAAGTTTGGATCCTACGAGTTCTTCAAGAACTACTATTCTTACATGGTTGGAACAGAGAATGCAGCCAACTACAAAACTTTCATATACCTTGCTGCTTCAGCGTCTGCAGAAGTCATTGCCGATGTTGCTCTTTGCCCCATGGAGGCCGTCAAAGTTGGCGTCCAAACTCTGAGGTCAATTCTGAGG GCTCTACAAAGGCCTGGTTCCTCTTTGGGGGCGTCTGACAGATTCCATGTAA ATACCATGATGAAATTTGCCTCTTTCCAAACAATTGTTGAGAGGCTGTACACTTATGCCATCCCAAGGCCTAAAGAGCAGTGTAGCAAATCCCTGCAGCTTGGAGTGAGATTGCT GCCAACAACTGGTAGCGCTACCACTGCTCCTGCCGCCAACAAGTCAAGGGGGGAGCCTGTTTGTGCACCCTAA
- the LOC111793311 gene encoding long chain base biosynthesis protein 2a-like — translation MITIPYLTALTTYFSYGLLFVFGQFRDFFRKIFDWWNSSNLQGYAPICLGLEDFYIRRLYLRIQDCFGRPIASAPDAWIDVVERYSNDYNKTLKRTTNVSRCLNLGSYNYLGFAAADEYCTPRVIESLKRFSPSTCSARADGGTTSLHEELEVCVANFVGKPAALVFGMGYATNSAILPVLIGKGGLIISDSLNHNSIVNGARGSGATVRVFQHNTPSHLDKVLREQIADGQPRSHRPWKKIIVVVEGIYSMEGEICKLPEIVAICKKYKAYVYLDEAHSIGAVGKTGRGVCELLGVDTADVDIMMGTFTKSFGSCGGYIAGSKELIKYLKYTCPAHLYATSISPPSAQQIISSIKVILGEDGSSRGAQKLARIRENSNFFRSELQKMGFEVLGDDDSPVMPIMLYNPAKIPAFSRECLKQNVAVVTVAFPATPLLLARARICISASHTKDDLLEALEVISRVGDLIGIKYFPAEAQKQEHEKDPHKVD, via the exons ATGATTACCATCCCGTACTTGACCGCCTTGACCACCTATTTTAGCTATGGTCTCCTCTTCGTCTTTGGTCAATTCCGCGATTTTTTCAGAAAGATTTTTGATTGGTGGAACTCTAGCAATCTTCAG GGCTACGCTCCGATCTGCTTAGGACTCGAGGATTTTTACATCCGTCGCCTTTATCTTCGCATTCAA GACTGTTTTGGAAGACCTATAGCAAGCGCGCCAGATGCTTGGATTGATGTGGTTGAGCGTTACTCCAATGACTATAACAAGACGCTGAA GCGAACCACAAATGTCTCAAGGTGTCTGAACCTGGGATCGTACAATTACCTAGGTTTTGCCGCTGCGGATGAATATTGCACACCTCGTGTGATTGAATCATTAAAAAGGTTCTCTCCAAGCACCTGTAGTGCTCGTGCTGATGGAG GAACCACTTCATTGCATGAAGAGTTGGAGGTATGTGTGGCTAACTTTGTTGGAAAGCCGGCTGCTCTAGTGTTTGGTATGGGCTATGCAACAAACTCTGCCATTCTCCCAGTCCTAATAGGGAAG GGGGGGCTAATTATTAGCGATTCATTGAATCATAATTCAATAGTTAATGGTGCTCGGGGTTCAGGAGCTACAGTTCGTGTTTTTCAACATAATA CTCCATCACATTTGGATAAAGTTCTGAGGGAGCAAATTGCGGATGGACAACCTAGGTCACACAGGCCATGGAAGAAGATAATTGTCGTAGTGGAAGGCATATACAGCATGGAAGGGGAAATATGCAAACTCCCAGAAATTGTTGCCATTTgcaaaaaatataaa gccTATGTCTATTTGGATGAGGCTCACAGCATTGGAGCAGTTGGAAAAACAGGCAGAGGTGTCTGTGAACTTTTAGGAGTGGACACAGCTGATGTAGATATCATGATGGGAACTTTTACCAAATCATTTGGATCATGTGGAGGCTACATTGCAGGATCTaag GAACTTATAAAATATCTCAAGTACACTTGTCCTGCTCACCTTTATGCTACATCTATATCACCACCGAGTGCTCAGCAAATCATTTCTTCAATTAAAGTTATTCTTGGAGAGGATGGTTCTAGTAGAG GTGCTCAGAAACTTGCTAGGATACGTGAAAACAGTAACTTTTTTAGGTCTGAGCTACAGAAAATGGGATTTGAAGTTCTAGGAGATGATGATTCTCCTGTAATGCCTATAATGCTTTACAACCCTGCAAAAATTCCTGCCTTCTCTAGGGAATGCCTCAAGCAGAAT GTTGCGGTTGTCACTGTTGCTTTTCCAGCTACACCTCTTCTTCTGGCAAGGGCTCGCATTTGCATATCTGCATCGCATACGAAGGATGACCTCCTTGAAGCCTTAGAG GTTATCAGTCGAGTTGGTGATTTGATTGGTATAAAGTACTTCCCCGCGGAGGCCCAGAAGCAGGAGCACGAAAAAGATCCTCATAAGGTAGAttag
- the LOC111793312 gene encoding uncharacterized protein LOC111793312, with translation MADVQPPDAQMNGGPAPLVVSSETVGSKRQRRPSVRLGDIGGDQPYDSHARRTNKPWKFGLENRKDAAVSAKNSKTRPLTNLSSAGEFQETIDGEDKENNLDSVAIGSWRLKDSKRRASAGTKRVRTNWVSSKHDEGGGGGEREGDEKYSGGEDVDEGYRDYEIENSESPLKEQSSMHSLENLGIEGQGNEREMLYQGNRRCIRSRVSEGREQQEGLEFSGPSDTDARNWKCGTSGDRNGNGGRGVCGEDGVRLWLNGLGLGRYAPVFEIHEVDDEVLPMLTLEDLKDMGITAVGSRRKMYCAIQKLGKGFS, from the coding sequence ATGGCAGATGTTCAACCCCCCGACGCCCAGATGAACGGCGGTCCTGCCCCTCTCGTCGTCTCCTCCGAAACCGTTGGATCCAAACGCCAGCGAAGGCCTAGCGTCCGATTGGGGGATATCGGCGGCGACCAGCCCTACGATTCCCATGCTCGCCGCACGAATAAGCCCTGGAAGTTTGGTTTGGAAAATCGCAAGGACGCCGCTGTCTCTGCCAAGAACTCTAAAACTCGTCCCTTGACCAACTTGAGCTCGGCCGGGGAATTTCAGGAGACCATAGATGGCGAAGACAAAGAGAACAATTTGGATAGTGTTGCAATTGGGAGCTGGAGGTTAAAGGATTCGAAGCGGAGAGCCTCCGCGGGCACCAAGAGGGTGAGGACTAATTGGGTGTCCTCGAAGCACGACGAAGGCGGAGGAGGTGGGGAACGGGAAGGCGATGAAAAGTACAGCGGGGGGGAGGATGTGGATGAGGGGTATCGGGATTACGAGATTGAGAACTCGGAAAGTCCGTTGAAAGAGCAGAGCTCAATGCATTCGCTTGAGAATTTGGGGATAGAAGGTCAGGGGAACGAAAGGGAGATGCTTTATCAGGGGAATAGAAGATGTATCCGGTCTAGGGTTTCGGAGGGCAGGGAGCAGCAAGAAGGGCTGGAATTTTCAGGGCCTTCGGATACGGACGCGAGGAATTGGAAATGCGGGACTAGCGGTGATAGGAATGGGAATGGTGGGAGAGGAGTATGTGGGGAAGACGGGGTTAGACTTTGGCTCAACGGCTTAGGGTTAGGTCGGTATGCTCCAGTTTTTGAAATTCACGAGGTGGACGATGAGGTTTTGCCAATGTTGACACTCGAGGATCTCAAGGATATGGGAATAACTGCAGTTGGGTCCCGGAGAAAAATGTACTGCGCAATCCAGAAGTTAGGGAAGGGATTTTCATAG
- the LOC111793604 gene encoding uncharacterized protein LOC111793604, whose protein sequence is MASVSATSLRFQLPPNQHSKIYQEDGGADRHSSFLSLKSSFFSPLRNIPSLRKQNSAVAAAPKVSMRVASKQAYICRDCGYIYNDRTPFDKLPDKYFCPVCGAPKRRFRPYEQSVTKNANEFDTRKARKAQIQKDEAIGKVLPIAAAVGIVALVGLYLYLNNAF, encoded by the exons ATGGCCTCTGTTTCAGCTACCTCTCTTAGGTTCCAGCTACCGCCCAACCAACATTCCAAGATCTACCAG GAAGACGGCGGCGCTGATAGGCACTCCAGCTTCTTATCTTTGAAATCCTCCTTCTTCTCTCCTTTACGTAACATTCCTTCTTTAAGGAAGCAAAACTCTGCTGTTGCAGCTGCCCCCAAGGTCTCCATGCGCGTCGCGTCCAAACAAGCCTATATCTGTCGTGATTGCGG GTACATTTACAACGACAGAACGCCTTTTGATAAATTGCCTGATAAGTATTTCTGTCCTG TTTGTGGTGCTCCTAAGCGACGTTTTAGGCCTTATGAGCAATCTGTGACTAAAAATGCTAACGAATTTGATACGAGGAAGGCGAGAAAGGCACAGATCCAGAAAGATGAAGCTATTGG GAAGGTGCTGCCCATAGCTGCTGCAGTGGGAATCGTGGCACTTGTAGGGTTGTACTTGTACCTGAATAACGCCTTTTAG